In Candidatus Methylomirabilota bacterium, one genomic interval encodes:
- the dnaA gene encoding chromosomal replication initiator protein DnaA, which translates to MHDALWERFLAALEGRLPPQALDTWVRPGRLLTHRDNRFDIGVPSKFIRNYVVEHYLPELQAAATACLGPRAQVTVSVDRATPPVPATPPVVVPAPPPAELDSRYTFDSFVVGSSNQFAQAACLAVAELPSRAYNPLFIYGGVGLGKTHLLHAIGHHVSLTYPQLRVAYLSTEKFTNELIGAIRYDKTPDFRHRYRTIDVLLIDDIQFISGKERTQEELFHTFNDLHESGRQIVFSSDRSPKEIPDIEERLRSRFEWNLVADIQPPDFETRVAILKKKAELDRVPLADDLAFFIANKVKSNIRELEGSLVRIRAFCNLTGRELNLDLAQEVLANIWGTEEHLITIDEIQRRVGEVFSVKPQDLRSKTRTKAVAFPRQVAMYLARQLTSDSFADIGRGFGGKDHTTVLHAVHKIETLLQEDPKFRKTIDHIINTIRLE; encoded by the coding sequence ATGCACGACGCCCTCTGGGAGCGCTTCCTCGCGGCCCTGGAAGGCAGACTCCCTCCCCAGGCACTCGACACCTGGGTCCGCCCGGGGCGCCTGCTGACTCATCGCGACAACCGCTTCGACATCGGCGTCCCCTCGAAGTTCATCCGCAATTACGTCGTCGAGCACTATCTGCCGGAGCTTCAGGCCGCAGCCACGGCCTGCCTCGGGCCCCGCGCCCAGGTGACGGTGAGCGTCGACCGGGCGACCCCCCCGGTGCCGGCGACCCCGCCGGTCGTCGTTCCCGCCCCGCCGCCCGCCGAACTGGACAGCCGGTACACCTTCGACTCCTTCGTGGTCGGCTCCTCCAACCAGTTCGCCCAGGCTGCCTGCCTGGCCGTCGCCGAGCTTCCCTCACGGGCCTACAACCCGCTGTTCATCTACGGCGGCGTCGGGCTGGGGAAGACCCACCTCCTCCATGCCATCGGCCACCACGTCAGCCTCACCTATCCCCAGCTTCGGGTCGCCTACCTCTCGACGGAGAAATTCACCAACGAGCTCATCGGCGCCATCCGTTACGACAAGACACCGGACTTCCGCCACCGCTACCGCACCATCGACGTCCTGCTCATCGATGACATCCAGTTCATCTCCGGCAAGGAGCGCACGCAGGAGGAGCTGTTCCACACCTTCAACGACCTCCACGAGTCGGGTCGCCAGATCGTCTTCTCCAGCGACCGCTCTCCCAAGGAGATCCCCGATATCGAGGAGCGCCTCCGCTCGCGCTTCGAGTGGAACCTGGTGGCTGACATCCAGCCCCCCGACTTCGAGACCCGTGTAGCCATCCTCAAGAAGAAAGCCGAGCTCGACCGCGTCCCGCTGGCCGACGATCTCGCCTTCTTCATCGCCAACAAGGTGAAGTCGAACATCCGCGAGCTCGAGGGCTCGCTCGTTCGCATCCGCGCCTTCTGCAACCTGACCGGCCGCGAGCTCAACCTGGACCTCGCCCAGGAGGTGCTCGCCAACATCTGGGGTACCGAAGAACACCTCATCACGATCGACGAGATCCAGCGCCGTGTTGGCGAGGTCTTCAGCGTGAAGCCCCAGGACCTGCGCTCCAAGACCCGCACCAAAGCCGTGGCGTTTCCCCGCCAGGTCGCCATGTACCTCGCGCGCCAGCTCACCAGCGACTCATTCGCGGACATCGGGCGCGGCTTCGGCGGCAAGGACCACACCACCGTGCTCCACGCCGTGCACAAGATCGAGACCCTCCTCCAGGAAGACCCCAAGTTCCGCAAGACCATCGACCACATCATCAACACCATCCGGCTCGAGTGA
- the dnaN gene encoding DNA polymerase III subunit beta — protein MEIQVAREPFLRALQLVQNIVEPRQTLPILANVLIETSDGGVRVSATDLEVGVRVAVPATVVRPGGITLAARKLLELVRELPAQPITLTLQDNGWVQLLCGPAAFRLVGLPAEEYPPLESGEAEGWVSVDGGRLRAMLARTSYAMSQDESRPFLNGLYLVVKKHELRLVATDGHRLALARAEVAADTEMGGIVPRKAVQEVGRVLAGNDEATLAVRENQFYLRTPGFGLACKLIEGTFPNYEQVLPKSHPRHLTVEREPLIAALRRVSVVADDRTRPIRLTASPAALRLSASSQELGEAEEVLPADFAGEELTIGFNARYLLDALGPMDAERVVVDLKDALSPGVFKSASDDAHLCVIMPMRI, from the coding sequence ATGGAAATTCAAGTCGCCCGTGAGCCGTTCCTGCGCGCGCTGCAACTCGTCCAGAACATCGTCGAGCCGAGACAAACGCTGCCCATCCTGGCCAACGTCTTGATCGAGACGAGCGACGGCGGCGTCCGGGTGTCGGCCACGGACCTCGAAGTCGGCGTCCGCGTGGCGGTGCCAGCCACGGTCGTGCGTCCCGGCGGGATCACCCTGGCCGCCCGGAAGCTGCTGGAGCTGGTCCGCGAGCTCCCCGCCCAACCCATCACGCTCACGCTCCAGGACAACGGATGGGTCCAGCTCCTCTGCGGGCCGGCGGCCTTCCGGCTGGTGGGGCTCCCGGCGGAGGAGTACCCGCCGCTCGAGAGCGGAGAGGCCGAGGGCTGGGTGTCGGTCGACGGGGGCCGGCTCCGCGCGATGCTCGCGCGGACCAGCTATGCGATGTCACAGGACGAGAGTCGGCCGTTCCTCAACGGGCTCTACCTCGTGGTGAAGAAGCACGAGCTCCGGCTGGTCGCCACCGATGGGCATCGGCTGGCGCTGGCGCGGGCGGAAGTCGCCGCCGACACCGAGATGGGTGGGATCGTTCCGCGCAAGGCAGTCCAGGAGGTCGGTCGCGTGCTGGCCGGCAACGACGAGGCGACGCTCGCCGTGCGCGAAAACCAGTTCTACCTCCGGACGCCGGGGTTCGGCCTGGCCTGCAAGCTCATCGAGGGCACCTTCCCGAACTACGAGCAGGTGCTGCCGAAGAGCCACCCCCGTCACCTCACCGTCGAGCGGGAGCCTCTCATCGCGGCCCTGCGCCGGGTCTCGGTGGTCGCCGACGACCGGACCCGTCCGATTCGCCTGACGGCGAGTCCCGCGGCGTTGCGTCTCAGCGCCTCGAGCCAGGAGTTGGGTGAGGCCGAGGAGGTGCTGCCGGCCGACTTCGCGGGGGAGGAGCTGACGATCGGCTTCAACGCGCGGTATCTCCTGGACGCTCTCGGGCCCATGGACGCCGAGCGAGTCGTCGTCGATCTCAAGGACGCACTGAGCCCCGGCGTGTTCAAAAGCGCCTCCGATGATGCGCACCTCTGTGTTATAATGCCGATGCGCATTTGA
- the recF gene encoding DNA replication and repair protein RecF (All proteins in this family for which functions are known are DNA-binding proteins that assist the filamentation of RecA onto DNA for the initiation of recombination or recombinational repair.), with translation MHVRWLELSAFRNYASLSFAPDPGLNALIGRNGQGKTSLLEALHVLLAGRSFRTLHLTECVRWEAPEAGVAGDVVDGERHRQVRVTVSAQDGLEATGGLCPWARAVTFSATDLALVAGAPPGRRAYLDGAAAKLAPSHAEACRRYRLVLHQRGRLLGELRGRTDAGRLLAPWDEQLAALGSEIVHRRLETLTRLRDDVREIWRMLAADDTPLELDYAAVVPPAADPAATREGLLAALASSRQRELGRGATLVGPHRDDLVVRLGRVEARTYASRGEQRLIVLTLRLAEAAAVRRRLGSAPVLLLDDLLSELDGAARERVLGWLLGQGQVVFSAPDAAAGLAGAVWDVHEGEVDALDAIVAGGAA, from the coding sequence GTGCATGTCCGATGGCTGGAGCTGTCTGCCTTTCGCAACTACGCCTCCCTCAGCTTCGCGCCTGATCCCGGCTTGAATGCCCTGATCGGCCGGAACGGTCAGGGCAAGACGTCCCTCCTCGAAGCCCTCCACGTCCTGCTCGCGGGCCGCTCGTTTCGAACGCTGCACCTGACCGAGTGCGTGCGCTGGGAGGCCCCGGAAGCCGGCGTCGCCGGCGATGTGGTGGACGGCGAGCGCCATCGCCAGGTCCGGGTGACGGTGTCGGCCCAAGACGGCCTCGAAGCGACCGGCGGACTCTGCCCATGGGCGAGGGCCGTCACCTTCAGCGCCACGGACCTCGCGCTGGTCGCGGGGGCTCCGCCCGGGCGCCGCGCATACCTCGATGGCGCGGCGGCCAAGCTGGCTCCGAGTCATGCCGAGGCCTGTCGCCGGTACCGGCTCGTGCTCCACCAGCGGGGACGCCTACTCGGCGAGCTCCGCGGCCGGACCGACGCCGGGCGCCTGCTCGCGCCGTGGGACGAGCAACTCGCCGCCCTCGGCAGCGAGATCGTGCATCGACGCCTGGAGACGCTCACGCGCTTGCGGGACGACGTGCGGGAGATCTGGCGGATGCTCGCCGCGGACGACACGCCGCTCGAGCTGGACTATGCCGCCGTGGTCCCGCCCGCCGCCGACCCGGCGGCCACCCGGGAGGGGCTTCTGGCGGCGCTGGCGTCGAGCCGACAGCGGGAGCTCGGCCGGGGCGCCACGCTGGTGGGCCCGCACCGCGACGACCTCGTCGTGCGCCTGGGGCGCGTGGAAGCGCGGACCTATGCCTCGCGCGGCGAGCAGCGGCTGATCGTCCTGACCCTCCGCCTCGCCGAGGCGGCGGCAGTCCGGCGCCGCCTCGGCTCGGCGCCGGTGCTCCTGCTCGATGACCTCCTGTCGGAGCTCGACGGCGCGGCGCGCGAGCGGGTGCTCGGCTGGCTCCTGGGGCAGGGGCAGGTGGTGTTCTCGGCGCCGGACGCGGCGGCCGGCCTGGCCGGTGCCGTGTGGGACGTACACGAAGGGGAGGTGGACGCTCTGGACGCGATCGTGGCCGGGGGGGCGGCATGA